Proteins encoded in a region of the Megalops cyprinoides isolate fMegCyp1 chromosome 3, fMegCyp1.pri, whole genome shotgun sequence genome:
- the riox2 gene encoding ribosomal oxygenase 2: MPKKAKSAATVACEEEEVVPSKQRKTVPNGVPSPLSFDSPAGLFQSLIAPLGVTEFFQEYWEKKPLLLQRSDPGLATYYRSLFQLSDLKELCSQGIEYDRDVILCRCVNGKKKVLSKQGRVNHSQLKRDFDQKRVTIQFHQPQRFKDELWRIQEQLECFFGALVGSNVYITPQESQGLPPHCDDVEVFILQLEGEKHWRLYEPTVPLAREYSLEPEERIGSPTYDIILKAGDLLYFPRGTIHQADTPVGVDHSTHLTISTYQKMSWGDFLLDVFPSFLFDSMKSDVTMRAGLPRKLLTDASPDPGAARQLSSFLRELADRMEQGQQGQQGQQELRSTGMKRDFVSNRLPPYLQDDSAIMPAGKMPALEDTVFMRFLDHILVTVEPSEERTDEAMELAVFVLHSLRNKRETHMMGVSGDEEEEEEESQGLRFPLSHLPAIRQLQSGERLLVDKLPLEQDSDRLNLALSLWSEGLLVVC, translated from the exons ATGCCTAAGAAAGCAAAATCAGCTGCAACAGTAGcctgtgaggaggaggaagtcgtCCCCtccaaacagagaaagacagtcCCCAATGGCgttccctcccccctcagtTTTGACAGCCCGGCCGGCCTTTTCCAGAGCCTGATTGCTCCCCTGGGCGTAACAGAGTTCTTCCAGGAGTACTGGGAAAAGAAACCCCTGCTCCTCCAGAGGTCGGACCCTGGCCTGGCCACCTACTACCGTTCCCTCTTCCAGCTCTCTGACCTGAAGGAGCTTTGCAGCCAGGGGATTGAGTACGACAGGGATGTCATCCTTTGCCGCTGTGTCAACGGCAAGAAGAAAGTGTTAAGCAAACAGGGTAGGGTGAACCACAGCCAACTCAAGAGGGACTTCGACCAGAAAAGAGTTACTATACAGTTCCACCAGCCGCAGAGGTTTAAG GATGAGTTGTGGCGGATTCAGGAGCAGCTGGAATGTTTCTTCGGCGCCCTGGTTGGCTCGAACGTGTACATCACCCCACAAGAGTCTCAGGGGCTGCCCCCACATTGTGACGATGTTGAG GTGTTCATTCTGCAGCTGGAGGGGGAGAAACACTGGCGACTGTATGAGCCCACGGTACCCCTGGCCCGCGAGTACAGCCTGGAGCCAGAGGAGCGCATCGGCAGCCCCACTTATGACATCATACTGAAG GCAGGTGATTTGCTGTATTTTCCGCGTGGAACGATTCACCAGGCAGACACTCCGGTGGGGGTGGATCACTCCACCCACCTCACCATCAGCACCTACCAGAAGAT GTCCTGGGGGGACTTCCTGCTGGATGTGTTTCCCAGCTTCCTGTTTGATTCAATGAAGAGTGATGTCACCATGCGAGCGGGCCTGCCCAGGAAGCTCCTAACG GATGCCAGCCCGGATCCAGGCGCTGCCAGGCAGCTGTCCTCGTTTCTGAGGGAGCTGGCAGACAGGATGGAAcaggggcagcaggggcagcaggggcagcaggagCTGAGGTCCACGGGTATGAAGAGGGACTTCGTGTCCAATAGACTGCCCCCGTACCTGCAGGACGACTCCGCCATCATGCCAG CTGGGAAGATGCCTGCGCTGGAAGACACAGTATTTATGCGGTTTCTAGACCACATCCTTGTGACAGTGGAACCCAGTGAGGAGAGAACA GATGAGGCTATGGAGCTGGCAGTTTTCGTACTACACTCTCTCAGGAACAAGAGGGAGACGCACATGATGGGAGTTAGTGgcgatgaggaggaggaggaggaagag AGTCAAGGTCTGcgcttccccctctctcacctcccgGCCATCAGACAGCTGCAGAGTGGAGAGCGCCTCCTTGTGGACAAGCTACCACTGGAGCAAGACTCAGACAGACTCAACCTGGCCCTGTCTCTTTGGAGTGAGGGACTGCTGGTGGTGTGTTAG